One Helianthus annuus cultivar XRQ/B chromosome 12, HanXRQr2.0-SUNRISE, whole genome shotgun sequence genomic region harbors:
- the LOC110894720 gene encoding cyclin-D3-1 isoform X2 — MTRSLHYEFLWQCEWILLSVINDMRFQGFLPSVMSIVSQEIEPDNALDYRNQLMNILNISEVRDVLGDGRLIKRHIRDGKGYLLLRFPSE, encoded by the exons ATGACTCGGAGTCTACATTATGAGTTTCTGTGGCAGTGTGAGTGGATTCTTTTATCCGTTATTAATG ATATGAGGTTTCAGGGGTTTCTTCCTTCTGTAATGTCCATTGTTAGCCAGGAGATTGAGCCGGATAATGCATTGGATTACCGAAATCAGCTTATGAATATTCTTAACATCAGTGAG GTACGGGATGTACTAGGAGATGGCCGTCTAATAAAACGCCACATAAGAGACGGCAAAG GTTATCTACTTTTAAGATTCCCATCCGAATGA
- the LOC110894720 gene encoding cyclin-D3-1 isoform X4 has translation MTRSLHYEFLWQCEWILLSVINDMRFQGFLPSVMSIVSQEIEPDNALDYRNQLMNILNISEVPKGLEMGIGTMSRERKQ, from the exons ATGACTCGGAGTCTACATTATGAGTTTCTGTGGCAGTGTGAGTGGATTCTTTTATCCGTTATTAATG ATATGAGGTTTCAGGGGTTTCTTCCTTCTGTAATGTCCATTGTTAGCCAGGAGATTGAGCCGGATAATGCATTGGATTACCGAAATCAGCTTATGAATATTCTTAACATCAGTGAG GTACCTAAAGGTCTTGAAATGGGTATCGGAACAATGTCACGGGAGAGAAAGCAGTGA
- the LOC110894720 gene encoding cyclin-D3-1 isoform X1 has translation MTRSLHYEFLWQCEWILLSVINDMRFQGFLPSVMSIVSQEIEPDNALDYRNQLMNILNISEVRDVLGDGRLIKRHIRDGKAGVISGYLLLRFPSE, from the exons ATGACTCGGAGTCTACATTATGAGTTTCTGTGGCAGTGTGAGTGGATTCTTTTATCCGTTATTAATG ATATGAGGTTTCAGGGGTTTCTTCCTTCTGTAATGTCCATTGTTAGCCAGGAGATTGAGCCGGATAATGCATTGGATTACCGAAATCAGCTTATGAATATTCTTAACATCAGTGAG GTACGGGATGTACTAGGAGATGGCCGTCTAATAAAACGCCACATAAGAGACGGCAAAG CTGGGGTTATTTCAGGTTATCTACTTTTAAGATTCCCATCCGAATGA
- the LOC110894720 gene encoding uncharacterized protein LOC110894720 isoform X3 — MTRSLHYEFLWQYMRFQGFLPSVMSIVSQEIEPDNALDYRNQLMNILNISEVRDVLGDGRLIKRHIRDGKAGVISGYLLLRFPSE; from the exons ATGACTCGGAGTCTACATTATGAGTTTCTGTGGCAGT ATATGAGGTTTCAGGGGTTTCTTCCTTCTGTAATGTCCATTGTTAGCCAGGAGATTGAGCCGGATAATGCATTGGATTACCGAAATCAGCTTATGAATATTCTTAACATCAGTGAG GTACGGGATGTACTAGGAGATGGCCGTCTAATAAAACGCCACATAAGAGACGGCAAAG CTGGGGTTATTTCAGGTTATCTACTTTTAAGATTCCCATCCGAATGA